One genomic window of Peromyscus maniculatus bairdii isolate BWxNUB_F1_BW_parent chromosome 2, HU_Pman_BW_mat_3.1, whole genome shotgun sequence includes the following:
- the LOC102907757 gene encoding uncharacterized protein LOC102907757 isoform X5 has product MFVLRRLGVLRQPSLHLLTSKVWKKWPVVTLNSYFFEDEKEDNSKPIGRYPVPYKKDLPFDIVELMEEMKRTTGFLPNVFKVLSYRPSEFRAFFAYYNAIYNKETGRLSKADKELIIVVTSLAERCLYSVVVHSALYRVYSKNPGLSDQSSLLT; this is encoded by the exons TCTCTTCACCTCTTGACAAGTAAGGTTTGGAAGAAGTGGCCTGTGGTGACCCTGAATTCTTACTTTTTTGAGGATGAGAAAGAAGACAATTCCAAACCCATTGGTCGTTACCCGGTTCCCTATAAGAAGGACCTGCCCTTTGACATTGTAGAGCTCATGGAAGAGATGAAAAGAACG ACAGGATTTTTACCAAATGTATTTAAAGTGTTGTCTTACCGGCCTTCGGAATTCAGAGCTTTCTTTGCGTACTACAATGCCATCTATAATAAAGAAACAG GTCGGCTCAGCAAAGCTGACAAGGAACTCATCATCGTAGTGACCAGCCTGGCTGAACGGTGCCTGTACAGCGTTGTTGTCCACAGTGCCCTCTACAGGGTCTACTCGAAGAACCCAGGACTCTCTGACCAG TCTTCTCTCCTGACCTGA
- the LOC102907757 gene encoding uncharacterized protein LOC102907757 isoform X2, with protein MFVLRRLGVLRQPDEKEDNSKPIGRYPVPYKKDLPFDIVELMEEMKRTTGFLPNVFKVLSYRPSEFRAFFAYYNAIYNKETGRLSKADKELIIVVTSLAERCLYSVVVHSALYRVYSKNPGLSDQVCINWKKSDLPAREKAMVEFALAVSQADDITDDHFKKLEMHGFNREDAWDIATITAFYAMANRLVHFIDIIPNKGYYSLGRNSDTKQIENERTAPKV; from the exons GATGAGAAAGAAGACAATTCCAAACCCATTGGTCGTTACCCGGTTCCCTATAAGAAGGACCTGCCCTTTGACATTGTAGAGCTCATGGAAGAGATGAAAAGAACG ACAGGATTTTTACCAAATGTATTTAAAGTGTTGTCTTACCGGCCTTCGGAATTCAGAGCTTTCTTTGCGTACTACAATGCCATCTATAATAAAGAAACAG GTCGGCTCAGCAAAGCTGACAAGGAACTCATCATCGTAGTGACCAGCCTGGCTGAACGGTGCCTGTACAGCGTTGTTGTCCACAGTGCCCTCTACAGGGTCTACTCGAAGAACCCAGGACTCTCTGACCAG GTCTGTATAAACTGGAAAAAGTCTGACCTCCCTGCTAGAGAAAAAGCAATGGTAGAGTTTGCACTTGCTGTTTCCCAAGCTGATGACATAACAGATGACCATTTTAAAAAGCTGGAAATGCATGGCTTCAATAGAGAAGATGCCTGGGACATAGCTACCATTACAGCTTTCTATGCTATGGCCAACCGCCTTGTTCATTTTATCGACATCATTCCTAACAAGGGATACTATTCATTGGGTAGAAACAGTGATACTAAACAGATAGAGAATGAACGTACTGCTCCGAAAGTATAA
- the LOC102907757 gene encoding uncharacterized protein LOC102907757 isoform X4 — protein MEEMKRTTGFLPNVFKVLSYRPSEFRAFFAYYNAIYNKETGRLSKADKELIIVVTSLAERCLYSVVVHSALYRVYSKNPGLSDQVCINWKKSDLPAREKAMVEFALAVSQADDITDDHFKKLEMHGFNREDAWDIATITAFYAMANRLVHFIDIIPNKGYYSLGRNSDTKQIENERTAPKV, from the exons ATGGAAGAGATGAAAAGAACG ACAGGATTTTTACCAAATGTATTTAAAGTGTTGTCTTACCGGCCTTCGGAATTCAGAGCTTTCTTTGCGTACTACAATGCCATCTATAATAAAGAAACAG GTCGGCTCAGCAAAGCTGACAAGGAACTCATCATCGTAGTGACCAGCCTGGCTGAACGGTGCCTGTACAGCGTTGTTGTCCACAGTGCCCTCTACAGGGTCTACTCGAAGAACCCAGGACTCTCTGACCAG GTCTGTATAAACTGGAAAAAGTCTGACCTCCCTGCTAGAGAAAAAGCAATGGTAGAGTTTGCACTTGCTGTTTCCCAAGCTGATGACATAACAGATGACCATTTTAAAAAGCTGGAAATGCATGGCTTCAATAGAGAAGATGCCTGGGACATAGCTACCATTACAGCTTTCTATGCTATGGCCAACCGCCTTGTTCATTTTATCGACATCATTCCTAACAAGGGATACTATTCATTGGGTAGAAACAGTGATACTAAACAGATAGAGAATGAACGTACTGCTCCGAAAGTATAA
- the LOC102907757 gene encoding uncharacterized protein LOC102907757 isoform X3, producing the protein MFVLRRLGVLRQPTGFLPNVFKVLSYRPSEFRAFFAYYNAIYNKETGRLSKADKELIIVVTSLAERCLYSVVVHSALYRVYSKNPGLSDQVCINWKKSDLPAREKAMVEFALAVSQADDITDDHFKKLEMHGFNREDAWDIATITAFYAMANRLVHFIDIIPNKGYYSLGRNSDTKQIENERTAPKV; encoded by the exons ACAGGATTTTTACCAAATGTATTTAAAGTGTTGTCTTACCGGCCTTCGGAATTCAGAGCTTTCTTTGCGTACTACAATGCCATCTATAATAAAGAAACAG GTCGGCTCAGCAAAGCTGACAAGGAACTCATCATCGTAGTGACCAGCCTGGCTGAACGGTGCCTGTACAGCGTTGTTGTCCACAGTGCCCTCTACAGGGTCTACTCGAAGAACCCAGGACTCTCTGACCAG GTCTGTATAAACTGGAAAAAGTCTGACCTCCCTGCTAGAGAAAAAGCAATGGTAGAGTTTGCACTTGCTGTTTCCCAAGCTGATGACATAACAGATGACCATTTTAAAAAGCTGGAAATGCATGGCTTCAATAGAGAAGATGCCTGGGACATAGCTACCATTACAGCTTTCTATGCTATGGCCAACCGCCTTGTTCATTTTATCGACATCATTCCTAACAAGGGATACTATTCATTGGGTAGAAACAGTGATACTAAACAGATAGAGAATGAACGTACTGCTCCGAAAGTATAA
- the LOC102907757 gene encoding uncharacterized protein LOC102907757 isoform X1 gives MFVLRRLGVLRQPSLHLLTSKVWKKWPVVTLNSYFFEDEKEDNSKPIGRYPVPYKKDLPFDIVELMEEMKRTTGFLPNVFKVLSYRPSEFRAFFAYYNAIYNKETGRLSKADKELIIVVTSLAERCLYSVVVHSALYRVYSKNPGLSDQVCINWKKSDLPAREKAMVEFALAVSQADDITDDHFKKLEMHGFNREDAWDIATITAFYAMANRLVHFIDIIPNKGYYSLGRNSDTKQIENERTAPKV, from the exons TCTCTTCACCTCTTGACAAGTAAGGTTTGGAAGAAGTGGCCTGTGGTGACCCTGAATTCTTACTTTTTTGAGGATGAGAAAGAAGACAATTCCAAACCCATTGGTCGTTACCCGGTTCCCTATAAGAAGGACCTGCCCTTTGACATTGTAGAGCTCATGGAAGAGATGAAAAGAACG ACAGGATTTTTACCAAATGTATTTAAAGTGTTGTCTTACCGGCCTTCGGAATTCAGAGCTTTCTTTGCGTACTACAATGCCATCTATAATAAAGAAACAG GTCGGCTCAGCAAAGCTGACAAGGAACTCATCATCGTAGTGACCAGCCTGGCTGAACGGTGCCTGTACAGCGTTGTTGTCCACAGTGCCCTCTACAGGGTCTACTCGAAGAACCCAGGACTCTCTGACCAG GTCTGTATAAACTGGAAAAAGTCTGACCTCCCTGCTAGAGAAAAAGCAATGGTAGAGTTTGCACTTGCTGTTTCCCAAGCTGATGACATAACAGATGACCATTTTAAAAAGCTGGAAATGCATGGCTTCAATAGAGAAGATGCCTGGGACATAGCTACCATTACAGCTTTCTATGCTATGGCCAACCGCCTTGTTCATTTTATCGACATCATTCCTAACAAGGGATACTATTCATTGGGTAGAAACAGTGATACTAAACAGATAGAGAATGAACGTACTGCTCCGAAAGTATAA